A window of Phaseolus vulgaris cultivar G19833 chromosome 4, P. vulgaris v2.0, whole genome shotgun sequence genomic DNA:
ATAATTGGGTTGGCCTCATTCCAAATACAAATCATTATTTGGAAATTCGTTGTAAGGAGTCATTTTCAAACTAAAATCCAAACGAATATTAGCTATGCATCTTGTAAAGAGCATAGATTCAGCATCAACTAGTTCTTGCCTAGTCATAAGGAGACTATGCTAATCATATGGAAAAGATAGGGATGCTCATGCACTCCAACATGTTGCACCCCCTTTAAGTATTATAATTTCAAACAGCTACTGGTGTAAACTGTGAAAAAATGGAATGCAGAATAAGTGTTGGAAAGTAGACAATTGCAACTGTTAGCTTTTGctcaaaagaaagaaaaattatgtTGATTATATATAATTCTGTAACAAGAAATGAAAAACTGCATGCAAGATGGagtagaaattaaaatttgtaattagcctCTTCATGGACACATGTAGCCCTGTAGGATTCAGTAAGGAGGGTCAGTTAGGACAAACATGATGATGCACAGTGTCTGACCAACCAAGTATATGATGAGGTGCCCTTCTGAATCTACTGGTCCAGAATTTGATGAGTTGTGGCACAATTTCCATTTTAGGATTTACCTTGatgaaaaattacttttttgAGGGTTAAGATTATGTGAAAAGTGAGAAGACATGCAAGTGACCCAAATTGATGAGGTCTCAAATATCTGAGTTCCAAGAGTCAGAGTAGCATTTTCATGAAAATATCTCATTGAATTGTTTGATATTATGAAAGATCCATGAACAAATATATTAATGTTATGTGTCTAACTAGCTAACTAAACTATACATGAACAAATATCAATACTATAATGGTGATACTTAACAAAGATTGCATGCAATCTTAAATAATTAACTGTATCCAGATTCCAGTATATGATGCTTAACACCCTACTTGCATTGGATTCAGTGGGTATGAGCTTCTCGGATCCACTCACTGCAAGTAGATGAATGAATGCTGACAGTAAAGAACAAAAGAAAGCATTATTTTGGATCATGTGCATGCCAAATAAACTAATGAAGTGTTTGGCAAGATTAATGTGTACACTAAATCATCAATCTGTCAGAACTTGTGAAATAGTTTTGCACAAGATTTAATTTGGTAACGTATGTTTTGTGATGATATTGAATTCATTGGAGTGAATGTTGAAGATACTGATTCCCAAATATGCTCATGGATAGTCACATTGTTGGTCCCTCCTCTATTGTACATGATTCATGATCAGTTGTGGTTATAAAAGGAGAAGGAAGTGGCACCATATTCAATTCAAAGATTTCTCATCATCTGCATTACTTGTTCTGCTTTTAGTCTGAATTAATTATTCAATGTCTTCTTCTTGTTTCTCTAGCAGATGGACAGCTGAGGAGAACAAAGCGTTTGAAAGAGCTCTAGCAGTTCATGACAAGGACACCCCCAACCGTTGGTGCAACATTGCAATGGCTGTTGGTGGCAAAACTCCAGAGGAAGTTAAGAGGCACTATGATCTCCTTGTGGAGGACATCAGGCGTATTGAGTCAGGCCAAGTGCCCTTTCCAACCTATAGGAATCTCAAAGACGGGGCATAACATAACATCACATGCACCATCACCATAATCAATCACTGCAacaatactatatatatatatatatatatatatacacccTACCCTTGTGATATAATATAATCTATCTCCCACTGTTTTTTATGCAGCATTGGTTAATACTTCCAGTGTAGTTATCTAAGGCAAAAAAGAATGTATATTACAAAAGTATATGTCTATGCTTTTCATTACCTTAATGGGGTATTGTAATGTTTTATGAATATGGTTGTATCAATCAATATAACTGTTGTTGCTTAAAATTAATAGCCACGTACTGATATATAACatggtgttttttttatatatatatatacatatatatatatatatatatatatatatatgtgggACTGTGCTTTTGTTTCACGTATATATCCTACTTCTGATATGCAATTCAGTAGACAAAACAGATATATGAACACACGGACACCAATAAAATTACAAGCATAATGTTTCTAATGGGCGTTTGCAGTGGATTGTGTCAGAAAATACTAGTTTTATTTTCACATGAtcactatttttctttttcaagatATACCCAGTTGAGAGTTATAGAAAGTTAAAACACAGATGTATTTGAAGAGGCTTACCATATAAATACTTGTCAGCATATATTCTTAATGGTCCATTCTATGGATACCCAATTGATAAACCTGACTTAGAATATTCAACTTATAGGTCAATATAAAACATTTAACTAAAGATGTTTGCATGACAACTATAGGAATATGTCCAAAAGGTGTGATGAAGTTTCTAACATTCATTTCGAGCGAAAAAATCAGTCAAACCAATTTTTGTActcaaaatttattattaaagccTTATATGTATGTCTGTGTAATTGTGTTCATCTTTGAGTTAAAAGATTAGAAGGTTAATATACTCATTGGATTTTACATTTTTCAAACCAAATTTGTTCTGAAATCTAACCATTCATTTGGTTCAGTGTTACATTAACTTGATAGAATTTACTTATCTAGTGATACTTTTTAGATAATATCCGATAGTAATTTACAGTATATCcaactaaaaaaataacaaaactgtAAAAAGTAAAAGCAAAAACCCAGATTTTATTGACATTTCCAACTCTGATCATGAAAAATGTTCTGGCAACACAAAATTGGATGATGTAATTACAAGACAAAAATGCATTTTCTTATTGGTTGTGAGAATCCTCTTGAGGTTTTCCCTTGGTCCTAAGTATTTCACTGAAATGTCCGAGCATGATGCGCCTTAATCTGGTGTCCTCTACTTGTGGTTGTGATGTTggggcagcagcagcagcagcctTGGGGGACACAACTCTCTCTTCTGTGCTGATTCTCTTTCCAAGCAAGCCACTATCACCACCAAAGAAGTTGCTCACTGATGATGCAAGGCTAAGATGAGAACCCATCGACTTGCTTGCACCTCCAAAACTTGCTCCTCCAAAACTTGCCCCTCCTAAACTTGACCCTCCAAAACTTGCCCCTGATCTTTCCTTCATGATAATTTCAAGGGCTTCTTTATGAGCTGGATCCAGTGCATCCAAATCTTTTAAAAGGTTGTGTGTAGCAGGAAGGAGAAAGTCACGAACACTGCTTGCAGAAAGATCTGCAACATGAACACAGAATTAGTAATACTTTCTGAATAAGAACGAAATGTGATAGGATGGGATCCCAAGTATTATTATATCTGAGAAAAATGTTATGCTCATAATTTGCAGCATCAGCCTTTTAAAAGATTAGAAGTAAAGTTAATACTGTATTCTTCAGAACATGGAGGCTCTTCTATTGATCACAAACTCATTTTGCTAACCAGAAGATGTAGGAAAATAATTACAAGTCACAAAATTTTCAGAATCataaaaagttaaagaaaagTTCAAAAATTTTCACATACATATGGCTGaagtttctaaaattaatctTTTTCTGAACATACTCTAAGTTCCAACAGAAGTATCCAAGAGAATTAGTGAAATTTGATTGCCAAAGATTTCAAAGAAACCTTGTTGAGGCTACACCCAAGTGATAATAATAGAATTTTTACCCCTTGCATGGATTACCAGAAAAATATCTTGACAAGGGTGTGGAAAGACAAGAGTTCTTTAGTTGAGCAAACCTGTAGCATCCAGAGCACGAATTGCCTCACAAAATACATTGGCTCTTTCCCTGCGACGTGTCAAATCACTTGAAGCAGTAGGGGGAATGCCTGTAAGTTGAGAAATCTTGGATAAAAGATGTACATCAAGGTTAAGAAACAAACGACACAATTTAAGAACAGAAAATGCAAATGACTAAAATTGAGAGATTTTGTCAGCAAACTAGGCACATTTCTGAACATTTCCTTTccacacaaaaaaaaagttaaggaTATAATCTCTAAGTGTTTCTGTAGTATTTGGTACTGCAACCACCAACGCACGAACGGCACAAACAGTAGCTTCGTGGGATCCATCTTCAAGAAAAGCACCCATTTGAACACGTATCTTGTCAACTATCTGCAAGATATCATCCCTGGTCAGGAATTTGAAATGTGTAGCAGC
This region includes:
- the LOC137836640 gene encoding transcription factor RADIALIS-like, encoding MSSSCFSSRWTAEENKAFERALAVHDKDTPNRWCNIAMAVGGKTPEEVKRHYDLLVEDIRRIESGQVPFPTYRNLKDGA